The Lachnospiraceae bacterium KM106-2 nucleotide sequence AAAGCTTGTAGCTTATCGTTCAATTCCGAATTCAAGTGGATGGTCCGTGGCTTGTGAAGTACCAGTAAGTAAATTAAATAAAGATATCGATTCCTTAATACGCACATTAACGATCACAATCATCGTATCAATGATCGTTTTAATGGGATTATTCTATTACCAAACAGTTCGTTTATCAAAACAACTACTCGCGGTAAAAGGCTATATCAACCAGTTTGCAAACGGTGATTTTGCTATTGCAATGGATGAGAAAAAACTTCAGACTAAAAATGAATTTGGTGACATTTATCGAGCAGTAGACCAAAGTGCTCATAGCCTGAAAGAGGCGATCAAGTCAGTACTCGTTAATGTTGATGTCCTTTCAAAAAATGCAGGACAGCTTGATCAGGCAGCAGCTGACATTGTAGAACGTACAGATGCGATTGCCAATGCGATGAGTGAATCCGCTTCCGGTAATACAGACCAAGCATCTTCTATCATGGATATTACAGGTAAGATGGAGGAACTTGGAGAAAATATTAATCAGGTAAATGAAAAGATTCAAGAAATCGTTACGATTTCTGGAAATACAGATAAAGAGATTAAAGTAAGTAACTCGGTTCTTAAAGAACTAAATGAGTCATTAGAAGAAGTGACCGTATCTTACCGTGAATTTAACTCAGAGGTTTCTGATATGACTGAACAAATCTCTAACATAGGACAGATCACAGATTCGATCAAAGAGATCGCATCCCAAACTAATCTTCTTGCTTTAAATGCAGCGATTGAATCAGCAAGAGCCGGGGAAGCGGGAAAAGGATTTGCCGTTGTTGCAGATGAAATTCGTCATTTAGCAGAAGCAAGTGAGGAAAGCGTAAATCGAATCGGTACGATCATTGAACAAGTTTTAGTGAGTGGAAAACGTATTGCAGATTCTACTGATGTAATGAATCAGAAAATGGATGTTCAGAAAGAAAATGTTGAAACTACAATCCATGCATTTAGAAACATTACAGAAGCAGTAAGTTCTATTATTCCAAGAACAACCGCAATTTCAATGGCTTCTTCTGATAGTATTAAGAAGAAAAATGAAATGGCTATGTTAGTTGATAATGTAAGTGCAGTATCAGAAGAATTAGCAGCAACAACAGAAGAAGTTTCAGCTACAGCTGAGGAATTTGTAGCTACAAGCCGAAATGTTCAAGGAGTATCTGCTGATTTAGAGAAATCCGTATTAGAATTAAAAGAAGAGACAAGTAAATTCAAAATTGAAGAATAATATAAGCTTGAGTTAAATGAGAAGGTACTGCGGAAAGTAGAAGATATGGACTGCAGTACCTTTTCTATGTTTTGGTTGCAATTAAGAGCTAGTTTATATACAATAGAAACAGTTTGTATATGGGAGGTATTCTTATGTTTTCGCCTAGGCAGGAATATTTAGTGAAAACGTTAATGAGAAAAGCAACGGAATTAGAACCAGAGTATCTTTGTAAGAAGTTATCAGTATCTGGCAGGACGCTTCGTGAAGATGTAAAGGAAATTAACGAGTTTTTACATGATTATGGTGTTGGGATTTATTTATCATCAACCGGTAAGTATTACATAAGTGAAGATGATAAAGATAAGATTAATCAGATTATCGTGATGCATGAAATTGAAAGTGAATGGGTCCCAGAAAGTAAGACACAGAGAGAATTTTATATTATCATGCGTCTTTTGTATGAGGAAGATTATCTGACAATGGATGAGATCGGAAAAGAAATCTATGTCTCTAAGGCAAGTATTTCTCATGATGTGAAGCGAATTGATGATTATATATTTGAAGTAACTAAGACGAGAATGGATATTTCTAAAGCAAAGGGAATTCGACTACTTACGAATGAGTTAGGAAAGCGAAGACTTTTGTTTTCCTTAATCTATAAAAATTATGATATTGATGCCAAATACCTGATGAAGATGTTTATTCATTTTCAATTGGGATCAAGAGAAGAATTCAGTACGCTATGGAAAATCTATGAGGAGTTCTTTGAACAAAATGAGCTGATCTCAACACATATTAGTTTTGCTACGATCCTTCTTGAGACAATCGCTTGCACGGGAAGGATCCGTCAGGGATATGTGATCGAAGACTACGATAGAGAAGAAGTGGAGTTTAAGTTAGCACTACCTTTTGAAAGGATTGAAGATACCTTTCATATGGTATTTCCAAAAGCTGAGAAGCAGCTTCTACAGGAAGTATTTCATACAAAACGAATGTTAGTTAATCAAGAAGAAGTGACTCCGACTAAGTTTTTGATCCGACAAATACTGGTCGACTTTGTGGAAGTGATCAAAGAGAAATATGAGATCGATCTGGAACAGGATTACGAGCAGATGAAACAGCTGAAAGCACATTTAAATGCCATGGTGAGTCGGCTGTTATTGTCCTATCATGAAGATGAGTATATCGCAGGCAAGATTAAAAGTGAGTATCCGAAAGAATATGAGATGGCAGCAGAGATCACACCGATCATAAAGAAATATCTGAATCTTGATATCACGGAGGTGGAGCAGGCTTATATTGCAATGCACGTGGGTGCCATCGTAGAGCATCTGAAAAAGACAGTTCATGCTATCATTATCAGTAATAGTACGGCGGTTATGATACAGATGCTGCAAAAGAAGCTTCAACAATCCTTTTATGGTCAATTAGTCGTAGATGGCTGTTTCCCGGTGAATCAGCTAGAATTTGCAATTGAGTGTATTCCACAGATTGATG carries:
- a CDS encoding methyl-accepting chemotaxis protein, whose amino-acid sequence is MKKRHSMKTSLNAFFGICILTVFVIILRMTAVSVTNSTEKTRDSDLTQSLETNANLVTEKLERFLSITDVIANESSINDPNQKWEEKLANLNQLVAKYSKTYGIQSLGYITAEGLLRTTDDFQNDISDKQYYKDLMNSKDYVSSPSYNEKTGEQIIFFGKPIMRDGKVVAALTCSFKGDFLSSIVKGIRYRGIGTAYILNAEGTVIGSDDYEEVKSNYNLIADAKEKKELANIAAIQQKMIEGKTGLEQFNDGQEKLVAYRSIPNSSGWSVACEVPVSKLNKDIDSLIRTLTITIIVSMIVLMGLFYYQTVRLSKQLLAVKGYINQFANGDFAIAMDEKKLQTKNEFGDIYRAVDQSAHSLKEAIKSVLVNVDVLSKNAGQLDQAAADIVERTDAIANAMSESASGNTDQASSIMDITGKMEELGENINQVNEKIQEIVTISGNTDKEIKVSNSVLKELNESLEEVTVSYREFNSEVSDMTEQISNIGQITDSIKEIASQTNLLALNAAIESARAGEAGKGFAVVADEIRHLAEASEESVNRIGTIIEQVLVSGKRIADSTDVMNQKMDVQKENVETTIHAFRNITEAVSSIIPRTTAISMASSDSIKKKNEMAMLVDNVSAVSEELAATTEEVSATAEEFVATSRNVQGVSADLEKSVLELKEETSKFKIEE
- a CDS encoding transcriptional antiterminator of lichenan operon, BglG family is translated as MFSPRQEYLVKTLMRKATELEPEYLCKKLSVSGRTLREDVKEINEFLHDYGVGIYLSSTGKYYISEDDKDKINQIIVMHEIESEWVPESKTQREFYIIMRLLYEEDYLTMDEIGKEIYVSKASISHDVKRIDDYIFEVTKTRMDISKAKGIRLLTNELGKRRLLFSLIYKNYDIDAKYLMKMFIHFQLGSREEFSTLWKIYEEFFEQNELISTHISFATILLETIACTGRIRQGYVIEDYDREEVEFKLALPFERIEDTFHMVFPKAEKQLLQEVFHTKRMLVNQEEVTPTKFLIRQILVDFVEVIKEKYEIDLEQDYEQMKQLKAHLNAMVSRLLLSYHEDEYIAGKIKSEYPKEYEMAAEITPIIKKYLNLDITEVEQAYIAMHVGAIVEHLKKTVHAIIISNSTAVMIQMLQKKLQQSFYGQLVVDGCFPVNQLEFAIECIPQIDVILATHSLKKKVDIPVLKLNEFYEKEDWVIINDFINS